The proteins below are encoded in one region of Hordeum vulgare subsp. vulgare chromosome 3H, MorexV3_pseudomolecules_assembly, whole genome shotgun sequence:
- the LOC123441860 gene encoding leucine aminopeptidase 2, chloroplastic-like yields the protein MALEVGDGQEEEANVLPGSALYRQMFSAMAATSDGELCLQGLITVVERLNGIHKFVDAIINLNKLFYACNQGVDKIIDLATLTGACVVALGPSIAGIFTPSDELAEELTTASELSGEKFWKFPMEESYWEQMKSGVADMVNTGGRQGGSITAALFLKQFVDEKVQWMHIDMAGPVWNDKKHDATGFGVSTLVEWVLKNSSSSRMNSPLISIGSDNNIKDSSSVTVNEWFLFAFGWRMECGAIE from the exons ATGGCGCTGGAGGTCGGCGACggccaggaggaggaggccaatgtGCTTCCAGGTTCGGCGCTGTACCGGCAGATGTTCTCGGCCATGGCGGCGACCAGCGACGGCGAGCTGTGCCTGCAGGGACTCATCACCGTCGTTGAGCGCCTAAACGGCATCCACAA ATTTGTGGATGCTATCATCAATC TTAATAAATTGTTCTATGCTTGTAATCAAGGTGTTGACAAG ATTATTGATCTGGCAACACTAACCGGTGCCTGTGTTGTTGCACTTGGGCCTAGCATTGCTG GAATCTTCACACCAAGTGATGAACTAGCCGAGGAATTAACTACTGCATCTGAGTTATCGGGGGAGAAGTTCTGGAAATTTCCCATGGAGGAAAGCTACTGGGAGCAGATGAAGTCTGGTGTGGCTGACATGGTCAACACGGGCGGTCGACAGGGCGGTTCCATCACAGCTGCCCTGTTCCTGAAACAG TTTGTCGATGAGAAGGTTCAGTGGATGCACATCGACATGGCAGGCCCGGTGTGGAACGACAAGAAGCATGACGCGACTGGCTTTGGCGTGTCCACCCTGGTGGAGTGGGTCCTCAAGAACTCATCATCATCTAGAATGAACTCCCCCCTGATTTCCATTGGTTCTGATAACAACATCAAAGATTCATCGTCTGTAACAGTGAATGAATGGTTTTTATTTGCTTTTGGCTGGCGTATGGAGTGTGGAGCGATAGAATAA